In the Desulfallas thermosapovorans DSM 6562 genome, GCGGCTTAATTCTTTGATACGTTCCTCGTTCTCCAATAATGATATTGTTGTCACAGTTTTTTGGCTATCTGCCAGTTTGTTGATTAAAAAATGTTTGTTCGCGCAAGCTGCAACAGCAGCTGCGTGGGTTACACAGAGTATTTGCTTGGCCTGGCTTAACTGGTCCAGTTTGCCGGCCACCGCCTGTAATGTTCGCCCCCCGATACCGGCATCCACTTCGTCAAAAACCAGGGTATTGATTTCGTCAGCGGCTGCCAGTATTGATTTAAGGGCCAGCATGACCCGGGACAATTCGCCGCCCGAGGCGCTCTTGGACAGCGGGCGCAGCGGTTCCCCCGGGTTGGGGGAGATCAGGAATTCCACTGCGTTTTGGCCCCGGGGACCGGGTTCGGAGGTGGTCAGGCGCACCGCAAACTGCACATTGCTCATGGCCAAATCCTTTAGTTCCCGCTCGATGGCCTGCTCCAAACCGGTGGCTGCTTTTTGCCTGCCCGCCTCAAGTTGCCGGGCCAGGGTAAAATACTGGTCGGCACTTTTGTTCACCTGTTCATCGATACCGGCCGCATCAGTTTCCATGGCCTTTAGTTGCTCCAGTTCAACGGCAATCTGCTCTCTGTGGTCCAGTATATCGGGTATGCTGGCCCCGTATTTCTTTTTTAACCGGTCAATTAAGGCCAGCCTTTCTTCAATATAATTCAACTCCCGGGGGTCTATTTCCAGGTTTTCCTGGTAACTGGCCAATTCCCGGGCGGTTTCTTCCACCAGGCAAAGGGCTGAAAAAATATTTTCCCGGGCACTTGTTAAACCGGGTATGTAGCGGCAAAGCTCATCCAGGCTGTTTTTGGCCTCGCCCAATAGGTCAACTGCCGCCGGGGTGCGGTTGGCACCTTTGTGTATACTCACCAGTACCTGCTCAGTGAGAGATGATATTCTTTCGGCATTGGCCAGCATATCACGGCGCTGTCTCAGTTCTTCCTCGTCCTCACCGGACAGGCGGGCCGCGTCTATTTCTTCCATTTGATACTTGATCATATCCATGCGCTGTTGTCTTTCCCGCCCGCCGCTAGTTATCTTTTCCTTGAGGTGCAGGTATTTACGCCACTGCCGGTAAGCTTTTTCGGTATCCCGGAGCAAATCAAGCACACCGGCACCGCCGTACCTGTCCAGCATCTGCATTTGTTTATCCGCCAGAAGTAAGGATTGTTGATCGTGCTGGCCGTGCAAGTCAACCAGTAAACCGGCTATTTCCCGGTAAACGCCCAGGTTGACAATCCTGCCGTTAACCCGGCAGGGGTTGCGACCCTGGCGGTTTATTTCCCGGCTTAGAATGAGCAAATCAGGTTCATCCTCACCGGTTTCCAAACCGTATTGCAGCATACGGTCCCGCACGCCCGGTAGCCGGGCAATATCAAATGTAGCCTGAACCAGTGCCCGGTCCCGGCCGGTGCGAATTAATTCTGTCTGTACACGAAAGCCCAGGGCAACTTGCAGGGCTTCCAGCACGATGGATTTACCCGCCCCGGTTTCACCGGTAAGGACATTCAAACCCGGTCCAAAGACTATTTCCGCCTCATCAATCAGTCCGAAATGTTTTATGTATAATGAAATCAGCACACCATTCACCTCCCGGTGAGAGCAAAGAATTTCTTCATGGTGGCATGGGTCAATTTCTTGGGCTTTACAACAACTAATATGGTGTCATCCCCGGCAACCGTACCGATTACTTCGGGCCAACCGGCATTATCGATGGTAGAGGCCACTCCCTGGGCCTCACCGGGTAAAGTTTTGATGATAATAAGGTTTTCACTGTAGTCCAGACAGACCACCGAATCTCTGAACAACCTTTTCATCCTGTCTTCATTTCTTGGGTTCAGGGATTCCCCCGGCACTGTATAGCGGGATATGCCGGAACTGCCGGGTACTTTGATCAAGCCCAATTCTTTAATATCCCTTGATACGGTAGCCTGGGTCACTGAAAACCCGGCTTTTTGCAGAACATCAACCAGATCTTCCTGGGTACTGATTTCCTGTTCACTGATTAATTCCAATATTTTTTTATGGCGCCAGGTTTTCAATTCCTTTTTTCACCCTTTCTATAAAGATTAAAAAGGGAGCCGAAACCGACCTGTTGATAAAGGTAACCTTAAGCACTCCAAAGCGACGGGGATCAAGATTAGCCGCGGTTTCCTCCACAGCCCGGCTTTCATCCGCGGCACCGGGATGGCCGGTATAAACCACCACGCTGATCCGCCCGCCCGGTTTTAGAAGTTCCAGGGCAATCTGTAACGCCCTGACCGTGGTATGGGCACGGGTTATTCTGTCGTGATCGCCGCCGGGCAAGTAGCCCAAATTGAATATAAAGGCATCCACAGGAGTATCAATATATAAATCCATTTTTTCATGCCCGTCATGAATTAAAGTTACGCCGCTGTCCAAGCCGAACTGTTTTAGCCTCCGGGCTGTAATATCAAGGGCCTCCCGTTGGATGTCGAAGGCATAAACCCTGCCGCCCGCACCCACCGCATTGGCTAAAAAAAGGGTATCGTAACCATTGCCCGCTGTGGCGTCCACCGCCACACTGCCTTTTTGCAACACTTCACCTACAAACTGCTGCCCCAACAGCACCGCATTTCCCCGTACACCGGCAAAATTAACGGGCCTTTTGTTAGACACCGGCCCCGTCTCCCTCTTTTAATTTTTCCTTAAGAATATCGAAAAAAGTGCGGTTATTCAGTTTAATAAATTTAGCCCGGTGAGAAGCTCTGCGCACAATCACCGAGTCTCCGCACTGCAATCGCATACCGTGTTGACCATCCATGGTTAGCATAACCTCACCTTGTTTGGAACGTAATGTTACCTGCACCTCACTGTCCGCAGCAATGACCAGCGGCCTTGCCCACAGGGCGTGGGGACAAATTGGTGTTACCAGCATAAGTTCCAATTTAGGCACCACCAGCGGACCCCCCGCTGAAAGCGAGTAGGCTGTTGACCCGGTAGGGGTGGATATAATTACTCCGTCGGCATGATAAGTATTAAAAAGGTGCCCGTCCACCATGGCATCAAAAACAATCATGCGGGCAAAGGCGCCTTTGGCAATTACAGCATCGTTCAAGCCATTTATCGGGGCGCAGGTGAGCCCGTCCCGCACAACGCTGGCTTTAAGCATCATCCGCTCCTCAATGGTATACTTTCCAGCCAGCAGGCATTCCATGGCCTCGTACAGCCGGGGGATGTCCACCTCGGTGAGGAACCCCAAGCGCCCCAGGTTGACGCCAAAAATAGGCACTCCTGCCGGTGCAGCCAGGCGAGCGCTATGCAGCAACGTGCCGTCTCCTCCCAGCACCACCAGGCACTCCACCTGCCGCACCATTTCCCGGCGGTTAAAACCGGCCAGGGGTCTGCCTATACGGGTAGCAGTTTCATCGTCCAGCAATAAAGCAACCCCCCGGTTGCACAACCAATTCTCGATGTCGTTGACCAGGTTTATAATTTTACCCTTATCTAAATTGGACAACAGGCCGATGGTATTCAATGTTCCGATCCTCCGGATAAGTTACGGTGCGCCTCGGACACCGCCCGAACAATCAATTCATTTAACCCGCCCGGGGCAGAGGCGGGCTTTTTGAAATGCAGCAAGTACTCGATGTTACCCTCGGGCCCCTTGATGGGGGAATAGTCAATACCCAGCACTGCAATACCCAAGCCACCGGCCGATTGCACCACTTTTTGCAGTACCTCCCGGTGTACCCCGGGGTCTTTGACCACTCCCTTTTTGCCCACCACCCCGCGGCCCGCCTCAAACTGCGGTTTCACCAAAGCCACACCTTCGTATTTGTCCAGCAGGTAATCCAGCCGGGGTAGCACCAGGGTGAGGGAAATAAATGAAACATCAATGGTAACCAAATCGGGCATACCCTTTATGAACACGTCCCTTTCCATATAACGGATATTGGTCCGTTCCAGCACGGTTACCCGGGGATCGGAGCGCAACGACCAGGCCATCTGGCCGTAGCCAACGTCCACTGCATAAACCGCTGCGGCACCGTTCTGTAATGCACAATCTGTGAATCCCCCGGTGGAGGCACCAATATCCAGGACCACTTTACCCGGCATATCAATGGGGAAAACTTGTAGTGCCCGGGCCAGTTTATAGCCACCCCGGCTAACATAAGGCATTTTTGGTTTTACAATAATGTTGGTTTGGTGGGCGTCCACCCTTTGCCCCGGCTTATCCGCCAGCTGGCCGTTGACCATAACCTCCCCGGCCATTAATGCGGCCCGGGCCTTTTCTCTGCTATCAAAAAACCCCTTTTCAACCAACAGCACGTCAATCCTTTTCTTTTCCGCCACGATTATTTACGCGCCTCCGCCCAGGCCAATAATTTTACCGCCTTTGACTTTCTGTGAGCTAATCATGTGCAACGCCTGGTTAACTATGTTTTCCGCCGTTAACCCGTATTTTTCGCGCAAAATTAACTGGCTGCCGTGTTCCAAAAACATATCCGCAATACCCAGACATTTAACCTGCATACCGGTAATATCCTTTGCTGCAAACAATTCCAAAACGGCCGATCCAAAACCACCGGGTAA is a window encoding:
- the recN gene encoding DNA repair protein RecN produces the protein MLISLYIKHFGLIDEAEIVFGPGLNVLTGETGAGKSIVLEALQVALGFRVQTELIRTGRDRALVQATFDIARLPGVRDRMLQYGLETGEDEPDLLILSREINRQGRNPCRVNGRIVNLGVYREIAGLLVDLHGQHDQQSLLLADKQMQMLDRYGGAGVLDLLRDTEKAYRQWRKYLHLKEKITSGGRERQQRMDMIKYQMEEIDAARLSGEDEEELRQRRDMLANAERISSLTEQVLVSIHKGANRTPAAVDLLGEAKNSLDELCRYIPGLTSARENIFSALCLVEETARELASYQENLEIDPRELNYIEERLALIDRLKKKYGASIPDILDHREQIAVELEQLKAMETDAAGIDEQVNKSADQYFTLARQLEAGRQKAATGLEQAIERELKDLAMSNVQFAVRLTTSEPGPRGQNAVEFLISPNPGEPLRPLSKSASGGELSRVMLALKSILAAADEINTLVFDEVDAGIGGRTLQAVAGKLDQLSQAKQILCVTHAAAVAACANKHFLINKLADSQKTVTTISLLENEERIKELSRMLGGDRESTALYHHARNLLLRSSEN
- the argR gene encoding arginine repressor; translation: MKTWRHKKILELISEQEISTQEDLVDVLQKAGFSVTQATVSRDIKELGLIKVPGSSGISRYTVPGESLNPRNEDRMKRLFRDSVVCLDYSENLIIIKTLPGEAQGVASTIDNAGWPEVIGTVAGDDTILVVVKPKKLTHATMKKFFALTGR
- a CDS encoding tRNA (mnm(5)s(2)U34)-methyltransferase — encoded protein: MSNKRPVNFAGVRGNAVLLGQQFVGEVLQKGSVAVDATAGNGYDTLFLANAVGAGGRVYAFDIQREALDITARRLKQFGLDSGVTLIHDGHEKMDLYIDTPVDAFIFNLGYLPGGDHDRITRAHTTVRALQIALELLKPGGRISVVVYTGHPGAADESRAVEETAANLDPRRFGVLKVTFINRSVSAPFLIFIERVKKGIENLAP
- a CDS encoding NAD(+)/NADH kinase, which encodes MNTIGLLSNLDKGKIINLVNDIENWLCNRGVALLLDDETATRIGRPLAGFNRREMVRQVECLVVLGGDGTLLHSARLAAPAGVPIFGVNLGRLGFLTEVDIPRLYEAMECLLAGKYTIEERMMLKASVVRDGLTCAPINGLNDAVIAKGAFARMIVFDAMVDGHLFNTYHADGVIISTPTGSTAYSLSAGGPLVVPKLELMLVTPICPHALWARPLVIAADSEVQVTLRSKQGEVMLTMDGQHGMRLQCGDSVIVRRASHRAKFIKLNNRTFFDILKEKLKEGDGAGV
- a CDS encoding TlyA family RNA methyltransferase: MVAEKKRIDVLLVEKGFFDSREKARAALMAGEVMVNGQLADKPGQRVDAHQTNIIVKPKMPYVSRGGYKLARALQVFPIDMPGKVVLDIGASTGGFTDCALQNGAAAVYAVDVGYGQMAWSLRSDPRVTVLERTNIRYMERDVFIKGMPDLVTIDVSFISLTLVLPRLDYLLDKYEGVALVKPQFEAGRGVVGKKGVVKDPGVHREVLQKVVQSAGGLGIAVLGIDYSPIKGPEGNIEYLLHFKKPASAPGGLNELIVRAVSEAHRNLSGGSEH